One stretch of Cedecea neteri DNA includes these proteins:
- the ldtA gene encoding L,D-transpeptidase codes for MIRFSTLAFALAAVTQSALAVTYPLPPEGSRLVGAPITLTVPEGNKEPLEHFAAQYGQGFSNMLEANPGVDPFLPKVGTQLVIPQQVILPDTVREGIVVNVAEMRLYYYPKDSNTVEILPIGIGQAGRETPRNWVTRVERKQDAPAWTPTPNTRREYAKEGKTLPAFVPPGPDNPMGLYAIYIGKLYAIHGTNANFGIGLRVSQGCIRLRNDDIKFLFDNVPVGTRVQLIDQPVKATTEPDGKRWLEVHEPLSRNRAEFESDKKVPLPMTTVLRSETQASDVHAAVVSEALNRRSGMPVQINAAATESGRL; via the coding sequence ATGATTCGTTTCTCCACGCTGGCTTTTGCTCTGGCGGCGGTCACGCAAAGCGCGCTGGCCGTAACTTATCCTTTGCCGCCGGAAGGCAGTCGCCTGGTTGGCGCGCCGATCACGTTGACCGTGCCGGAGGGCAACAAGGAGCCGCTGGAACATTTTGCCGCCCAGTACGGGCAGGGCTTCAGCAATATGCTGGAGGCTAATCCGGGCGTCGATCCATTCCTGCCCAAAGTCGGCACGCAATTGGTTATTCCCCAGCAGGTTATTTTGCCGGACACCGTGCGTGAAGGGATTGTGGTGAACGTGGCGGAAATGCGCCTCTACTATTATCCAAAGGACAGCAACACGGTTGAAATCCTGCCGATCGGCATCGGTCAGGCCGGGCGTGAAACGCCGCGCAACTGGGTAACTCGCGTGGAGCGCAAGCAGGACGCCCCGGCCTGGACGCCAACCCCGAACACCCGCCGCGAATACGCCAAAGAAGGCAAAACGCTGCCTGCTTTTGTGCCGCCGGGGCCGGATAACCCGATGGGCCTGTACGCCATTTACATCGGCAAGCTGTACGCCATTCACGGCACTAACGCCAACTTTGGCATCGGCCTGCGCGTCAGCCAGGGCTGTATCCGCCTGCGCAACGACGACATTAAATTCCTGTTCGATAATGTGCCGGTCGGGACTCGCGTACAGCTGATTGACCAGCCGGTGAAGGCCACCACAGAGCCGGACGGCAAGCGCTGGTTAGAGGTTCACGAGCCGCTGTCGCGTAATCGCGCGGAGTTTGAGTCCGACAAAAAAGTCCCGCTGCCGATGACCACGGTATTGCGCAGCGAAACTCAGGCGTCGGATGTGCATGCTGCCGTCGTCAGCGAGGCGTTGAATCGCCGTTCCGGTATGCCGGTACAAATAAATGCAGCCGCTACGGAGTCCGGGCGGCTGTAA
- a CDS encoding DUF1471 domain-containing protein yields the protein MITSALALTVFTALTGTVLAATEVQQASAGQSIGSISTSGATTLDQAINQLSDKADKAGATSFKVTSAGGQNKLFATAELFK from the coding sequence ATGATAACTTCCGCCCTTGCCCTTACCGTATTTACCGCCCTGACCGGCACGGTTTTAGCCGCCACTGAAGTTCAGCAGGCAAGCGCCGGGCAAAGCATAGGCTCCATTTCAACCAGCGGCGCAACTACGCTTGACCAGGCTATTAATCAGCTTTCCGACAAAGCCGATAAGGCCGGGGCAACCTCTTTTAAAGTGACCTCCGCAGGCGGGCAAAATAAGCTCTTCGCCACGGCAGAATTATTCAAATAA
- a CDS encoding NAD(P)/FAD-dependent oxidoreductase — MTEHTTSYYAASANQYEPFPQLTESVTCDVCVVGGGYTGLSSALHLSEMGYDVVLLESARIGFGASGRNGGQLVNSYSRDIDVIERRYGPEAAKMLGGMMFEGGEIIRERIKRYQIDCDYRPGGLFVAMNHKQLEKLEEQKANWERYGNTQLELLDAGEIKREVNSDRYVGALLDHSGGHIHPLNLAIGEANAIRLNGGRVFEQSAVTHIQHGSPAVVSTAKGKVTAKYVIVAGNAYLGDKLEPELAKSSMPCGTQVLTTEPLGEDLARSLIPKNYCVEDCNYLLDYYRLTADNRLLYGGGVVYGARDPADIERLVMPNLLKTFPQLKGVKIDYSWTGNFLLTLSRMPQVGRLDNNIYYSQGCSGHGVTYTHLAGRLIAELLRGDAERFNAFANLPHYPFPGGRTFRIPFTAMGAAYYSLRDRLGV; from the coding sequence ATGACTGAACATACCACCAGCTATTACGCGGCCAGCGCCAATCAATATGAGCCCTTCCCGCAGTTGACCGAGTCCGTAACCTGCGACGTGTGCGTGGTCGGCGGCGGCTATACCGGCCTTTCTTCTGCGCTACATCTTTCCGAAATGGGCTATGACGTGGTGCTGTTAGAGTCCGCCCGCATCGGCTTTGGCGCCAGCGGGCGCAACGGCGGGCAGCTGGTTAACTCCTACAGCCGCGATATTGATGTGATTGAGCGCCGCTATGGCCCGGAAGCGGCCAAAATGCTCGGCGGCATGATGTTTGAAGGCGGAGAAATTATTCGCGAACGCATTAAGCGCTATCAGATTGACTGCGACTATCGCCCTGGCGGCCTGTTCGTTGCGATGAACCACAAGCAGTTGGAAAAGCTTGAAGAGCAGAAAGCTAACTGGGAGCGTTATGGCAATACCCAGTTGGAGCTGCTGGATGCCGGCGAAATCAAACGCGAAGTGAACAGCGATCGTTACGTGGGTGCCCTGCTCGACCACAGCGGCGGCCATATTCATCCGCTAAACCTGGCCATTGGCGAAGCTAACGCCATTCGCCTCAACGGTGGCCGAGTATTCGAACAGTCTGCGGTGACCCATATTCAGCACGGCAGCCCGGCCGTCGTCAGCACGGCGAAAGGCAAGGTCACGGCGAAGTACGTGATCGTGGCCGGTAACGCCTACCTTGGCGATAAGCTCGAACCAGAGCTGGCAAAAAGTAGCATGCCGTGCGGCACCCAGGTGCTGACCACCGAGCCGTTGGGCGAAGATCTTGCCCGTTCGCTGATCCCGAAAAATTACTGTGTGGAAGACTGTAACTACCTGCTGGATTACTACCGCCTGACGGCCGACAACCGCCTGCTGTACGGCGGCGGCGTGGTCTACGGCGCGCGTGACCCGGCAGATATTGAGCGCCTGGTGATGCCTAACCTGCTGAAAACCTTCCCGCAGCTGAAAGGCGTGAAGATTGACTACAGCTGGACCGGGAACTTCCTGCTGACGCTGTCCCGCATGCCGCAGGTGGGCCGTCTGGATAACAATATTTACTACAGCCAGGGTTGCAGCGGGCACGGCGTCACCTATACCCATCTGGCTGGCCGCCTGATTGCAGAGCTGCTGCGCGGTGACGCCGAGCGCTTCAACGCCTTCGCCAACCTGCCGCACTATCCGTTCCCTGGTGGGCGCACGTTCCGTATTCCGTTTACCGCGATGGGCGCGGCTTACTACAGTCTTCGCGATCGCCTTGGGGTTTAA
- the puuC gene encoding aldehyde dehydrogenase PuuC, with protein sequence MDFQHLNYWQEKAKNASPETRLFINGEYCSAKDGETFSTVDPFAQRNLAEVARGKKADVDVAVRAARSVFERGDWAQASPAKRKAVLGKLADLMEQHHEELALLETLDTGKPIRHSLRDDIPGSARAIRWYAEAIDKVYGEVATTGVNELALIVREPVGVIAAVVPWNFPLLLACWKLGPALAAGNSVILKPSEKSPLSAIRLAALAKEAGLPDGVFNVVTGFGHEAGQALAQHPDVDVITFTGSTRTGKQLLKDAGDSNMKRVWLEAGGKSANIVFADCPDLKKAAATTAAGIFYNQGQVCIAGTRLLLEESIADEFIALLKEQAKNWQPGNPLDPETTMGTLIDSAHADNVHGFIRDGESQGKLALDGRNGSHPAAIGPTIFIDTAADARVGREEIFGPVLVVTRFTSEAQALSLANDSDYGLGAAVWTRDLSRAHRMSRSLKAGSVFVNNYNDGDMTVPFGGYKQSGNGRDKSLHALEKFSELKTIWIALEPSS encoded by the coding sequence ATGGACTTTCAGCATCTTAATTACTGGCAGGAAAAAGCAAAAAATGCCTCGCCGGAAACCCGCCTGTTTATTAACGGCGAATATTGCTCTGCCAAAGACGGCGAAACATTCAGTACCGTCGATCCTTTTGCGCAACGCAATCTCGCCGAAGTCGCCCGTGGTAAAAAAGCGGACGTGGACGTTGCCGTTCGGGCAGCTCGCAGTGTTTTTGAGCGTGGCGACTGGGCGCAGGCGTCCCCGGCAAAACGCAAAGCCGTGCTCGGCAAGCTGGCAGATTTAATGGAACAGCATCACGAGGAACTGGCGCTGCTGGAGACGCTCGACACCGGCAAACCTATCCGCCATAGCCTGCGTGATGATATTCCGGGCAGCGCCCGCGCCATTCGCTGGTACGCCGAAGCCATCGACAAAGTGTACGGTGAAGTCGCCACCACAGGTGTTAACGAACTGGCGCTGATTGTGCGCGAACCGGTTGGCGTGATTGCCGCCGTTGTGCCCTGGAACTTCCCGCTGCTGCTGGCCTGCTGGAAGCTCGGCCCGGCGCTGGCCGCGGGCAACAGCGTCATCCTCAAGCCTTCGGAGAAATCACCGCTGTCGGCCATTCGCCTTGCGGCGCTGGCCAAAGAAGCGGGCCTGCCGGACGGCGTGTTTAACGTCGTGACCGGGTTTGGTCACGAAGCGGGACAGGCGCTGGCTCAGCACCCGGACGTGGACGTGATTACCTTCACCGGCTCCACCCGTACCGGCAAACAGCTGCTAAAAGATGCAGGCGACAGCAACATGAAGCGCGTCTGGCTGGAAGCGGGCGGCAAAAGCGCCAATATCGTTTTCGCCGACTGCCCGGATCTGAAAAAGGCCGCCGCCACCACCGCCGCCGGTATTTTCTATAACCAGGGCCAGGTCTGCATCGCCGGTACTCGCTTGCTGTTAGAAGAAAGCATCGCCGATGAGTTTATCGCCCTGCTGAAAGAGCAGGCCAAAAACTGGCAGCCAGGCAACCCGCTGGACCCTGAAACGACGATGGGCACGCTTATCGACAGCGCCCACGCCGACAACGTCCACGGCTTTATTCGCGATGGCGAAAGCCAGGGCAAGCTGGCGCTCGACGGGCGTAACGGCAGCCACCCGGCGGCCATCGGCCCGACGATTTTCATCGACACCGCAGCGGATGCACGAGTCGGCCGGGAAGAGATCTTTGGCCCGGTGCTCGTCGTCACCCGCTTTACCTCCGAAGCTCAGGCGCTATCGCTTGCCAACGACAGCGACTACGGCCTCGGTGCCGCAGTGTGGACCCGCGATCTTTCCCGAGCCCACCGTATGAGCCGCAGCCTTAAAGCAGGTTCCGTTTTCGTCAATAACTACAATGACGGCGATATGACCGTCCCGTTTGGCGGCTACAAGCAGAGCGGCAACGGACGCGATAAGTCCCTGCATGCCCTCGAAAAATTTAGCGAACTGAAAACCATCTGGATTGCCCTGGAGCCTTCATCATGA
- the puuR gene encoding HTH-type transcriptional regulator PuuR, with protein sequence MSDDGLAPGKRLSAIRQQLGLSQRRAAELSGLTHSAISTIEQDKVSPAISTLQKLLKVYGLSLSEFFAEPEKPVEPQVVINYDDLIEIGSQGVSMKLIHNGNPNRTLAMIIETYQPGTTTGERIKHQGEETGTILEGEVVLTVNGQTWHLVAGQSYAINTSMPHSFSNTSAGICRIISAHTPTTF encoded by the coding sequence ATGAGCGATGACGGCCTGGCGCCGGGTAAACGTTTGTCAGCGATCCGCCAGCAACTGGGTCTTTCTCAACGTCGTGCCGCCGAACTGTCTGGATTAACGCATAGCGCCATCAGCACCATAGAACAGGACAAAGTAAGTCCTGCCATCAGTACGCTGCAAAAGCTGCTGAAAGTCTACGGGCTGTCGCTCTCCGAGTTCTTCGCGGAACCGGAAAAACCTGTTGAGCCGCAGGTGGTTATTAATTATGACGACCTGATTGAAATAGGCAGTCAGGGTGTTTCAATGAAATTAATACACAATGGGAATCCTAACCGTACGCTGGCGATGATCATTGAGACCTATCAGCCGGGCACAACCACCGGCGAGAGGATCAAACACCAGGGTGAGGAGACGGGCACGATACTGGAAGGTGAAGTGGTTCTGACCGTAAACGGGCAAACCTGGCACCTTGTTGCGGGGCAAAGCTATGCGATTAACACCAGCATGCCGCACAGCTTCAGCAACACCTCGGCAGGTATTTGCCGCATTATCAGCGCCCACACCCCCACCACGTTCTAA
- the puuD gene encoding gamma-glutamyl-gamma-aminobutyrate hydrolase — MVDIFDKPVIGVVMCRNRLKGHLTQTLQEKYLNAVLNAGGLPIALPHALAEPELLNALLPKLDGIFLPGSPSNVQPHLYGENGDEPDADPGRDELSMALIAAGLKRRIPIFAICRGLQELVVATGGTLYRRLCDQPQLLEHREDPELPVEQQYAPSHEVQVQEGGLLSHLIPGCNTFWVNSLHGQGAKTVGPLLRVEARSQDGLVEAASVHDHPFALGVQWHPEWNSSEYALSRLLLEGFINACQKHLSEKQRL, encoded by the coding sequence ATGGTCGATATATTTGACAAGCCAGTGATTGGTGTCGTGATGTGCAGGAACAGGCTTAAGGGTCATCTGACCCAGACGTTGCAAGAAAAATACCTGAATGCCGTGTTGAACGCCGGCGGATTACCGATAGCCCTTCCCCACGCGCTGGCAGAGCCTGAACTGCTGAATGCGCTGCTGCCAAAACTGGACGGGATCTTCCTGCCGGGCAGCCCCAGCAACGTGCAGCCGCACCTCTATGGTGAAAATGGCGATGAGCCTGACGCCGACCCAGGGCGTGATGAACTGAGCATGGCGCTTATCGCCGCCGGGCTCAAAAGGCGCATTCCCATTTTCGCCATTTGCCGGGGTTTACAGGAACTGGTTGTCGCCACAGGCGGGACTCTGTATCGTCGCCTGTGCGATCAGCCTCAGCTTCTGGAACACCGTGAAGATCCCGAGCTTCCCGTGGAGCAGCAGTACGCACCTTCACATGAAGTTCAGGTACAGGAGGGAGGATTGCTTTCGCATTTAATACCGGGTTGCAACACGTTTTGGGTTAACTCATTACATGGCCAGGGAGCGAAAACGGTGGGCCCGCTGCTGCGCGTAGAGGCAAGGTCGCAGGATGGACTGGTGGAGGCGGCAAGCGTTCACGATCATCCTTTTGCCCTCGGCGTTCAGTGGCACCCAGAATGGAACAGTAGCGAATACGCCCTGTCGCGTTTGTTGCTTGAAGGTTTTATCAATGCCTGTCAGAAGCACCTGTCTGAAAAACAGCGGCTCTGA
- a CDS encoding glutamine synthetase family protein, with the protein METNIVEVENFVQHSEERRSSAFAREVNTFLERYPNTQYVDVLLTDLNGCFRGKRIPIAGLRKVEKGCYFPASVFAMDILGNVVEEAGLGQELGEPDRRCVPVPGTLTPSAADPEFIGQMMLTMLDEDGAPFDVEPRNVLNRLWQQLRQRGLFPVVAVELEFYLIDRQRDAEGYLQPPCAPGTDDRNTQSQVYSVDNLNHFADVLTDIDDLARLQLIPADGAVAEASPGQFEINLHHTDNVLDACDDALALKRLVRTVAEKHKMHATFMAKPYEEHAGSGMHIHISVLNNKGENVLADADGEDSALLKRALAGMIHLMPSSMALLAPNVNSWRRFQPGMYVPTQASWGHNNRTVALRIPCGDRDNHRVEYRVAGADANPYLVMATILAGILHGLDTDLPLQEEVEGNGLEQEGLPFPIRQSDALWEFTQNDSLRELLGERFSHVFHACKHDELVQFERLITETEIEWMLKNA; encoded by the coding sequence ATGGAAACCAATATCGTAGAAGTTGAGAATTTTGTTCAGCATTCCGAAGAGAGACGAAGTAGCGCGTTTGCACGCGAAGTGAATACCTTTCTTGAGCGTTATCCCAATACCCAATATGTCGATGTCCTGCTTACTGACCTGAACGGCTGCTTCCGCGGAAAACGTATTCCGATCGCCGGTCTGCGTAAGGTAGAGAAGGGCTGTTATTTCCCGGCGTCGGTGTTTGCCATGGATATCCTCGGCAATGTAGTAGAAGAGGCCGGGCTTGGGCAGGAACTGGGCGAGCCGGATCGCCGCTGTGTGCCGGTGCCGGGAACGCTGACGCCGTCGGCGGCAGATCCCGAGTTTATCGGCCAGATGATGTTAACCATGCTGGACGAAGATGGCGCTCCCTTTGACGTTGAGCCGCGGAACGTGCTGAACCGACTCTGGCAGCAGCTGCGCCAGCGCGGCCTGTTCCCCGTGGTAGCGGTAGAGCTGGAGTTCTATTTAATCGATCGCCAGCGCGATGCAGAAGGCTACCTGCAGCCGCCTTGCGCGCCGGGCACCGACGACCGTAATACCCAAAGCCAGGTCTATTCCGTCGATAACCTGAACCACTTTGCCGATGTGCTGACCGACATCGACGATCTGGCTCGCCTGCAGCTGATCCCGGCGGATGGCGCGGTGGCAGAAGCCTCGCCAGGCCAGTTCGAAATCAACCTCCATCACACCGATAACGTGCTGGATGCCTGCGATGATGCGTTAGCGTTAAAACGCCTGGTGCGAACTGTCGCAGAGAAGCATAAGATGCACGCCACTTTTATGGCGAAGCCTTACGAAGAGCATGCGGGCAGCGGGATGCATATCCACATCAGCGTGCTGAATAACAAAGGCGAAAACGTGCTGGCGGACGCCGACGGCGAAGACTCTGCGCTGCTGAAACGTGCGCTGGCGGGCATGATCCACCTGATGCCGTCTTCTATGGCGCTGCTGGCGCCGAACGTGAACTCGTGGCGCCGCTTCCAGCCGGGGATGTACGTCCCGACCCAGGCTTCATGGGGGCATAACAACCGTACCGTGGCGCTGCGTATTCCCTGCGGCGACAGGGACAACCACCGCGTGGAGTACCGCGTGGCGGGGGCGGATGCCAACCCGTATCTGGTGATGGCGACGATCCTCGCCGGGATTTTACACGGCCTGGATACCGACCTGCCGCTGCAGGAAGAAGTTGAGGGCAACGGGCTGGAGCAGGAAGGGCTGCCGTTCCCGATTCGCCAGAGCGACGCGCTGTGGGAGTTCACTCAGAACGATAGTTTGCGCGAACTGCTGGGCGAGCGTTTCAGCCACGTGTTCCACGCGTGTAAGCACGATGAGCTGGTGCAGTTTGAGCGTTTAATCACGGAAACTGAAATTGAGTGGATGCTGAAAAACGCCTGA
- a CDS encoding APC family permease — translation MATNSSVDIASQAGKPQLRKSLKLWQVVVMGLAYLTPMSVFDTFGIVSGISDGHVPASYLLALAGVLFTAISYGKLVRQFPQAGSAYTYAQKAISPHVGFMVGWSSLLDYLFLPMINVLLAKIYLSALFPEVPPWIWVVGFVCILTAANLKSVNLVANFNTLFVLVQVAIMVVFIILVVQGLHKGEGVGTVWSLQPFISENAHLIPVITGATIVCFSFLGFDAVTTLSEETPDAARTIPKAIFLTAAYGGIIFIVASFFMQLFFPDISRFKNPDAALPEIALYVGGKLFQSIFLCTTFVNTLASGLASHASVSRLLYVMGRDNVFPEKYFGYVHPKWRTPALNVIMVGIVALSALFFDLVTATALINFGALVAFTFVNLSVFNHFWRREGRNKTWREKLHYLILPLIGATTVAVLWVNLEVTSLTLGLVWAAVGVLYLTFLTRRFRRPPPVFDASKAERAWE, via the coding sequence ATGGCGACTAATTCCTCCGTAGACATCGCTTCGCAGGCGGGTAAGCCGCAGCTGCGCAAATCTCTAAAACTCTGGCAGGTAGTGGTGATGGGGCTGGCCTATCTCACGCCAATGTCGGTGTTTGATACCTTTGGTATCGTGTCCGGCATCAGCGACGGCCACGTGCCTGCGTCCTATCTGCTGGCGCTGGCTGGCGTGCTGTTTACCGCCATCAGCTACGGCAAGCTGGTGCGCCAGTTCCCGCAGGCGGGTTCAGCCTATACCTATGCCCAAAAGGCCATTAGCCCGCACGTGGGTTTTATGGTGGGCTGGTCGTCGCTGCTGGATTATTTGTTCCTGCCAATGATCAACGTCCTGCTGGCAAAAATTTACCTTTCGGCGCTGTTCCCGGAAGTCCCGCCGTGGATTTGGGTGGTGGGCTTTGTTTGCATTCTGACGGCGGCCAACCTGAAGAGCGTTAACCTGGTGGCGAACTTCAACACCCTGTTTGTGCTGGTACAGGTCGCCATCATGGTGGTGTTTATCATTCTGGTGGTGCAGGGGCTGCATAAAGGCGAGGGCGTGGGGACCGTGTGGTCGCTGCAGCCGTTTATCAGCGAAAATGCACACCTGATCCCGGTGATTACCGGCGCGACGATAGTCTGCTTCTCGTTCCTCGGCTTTGACGCGGTCACCACGCTTTCGGAAGAGACGCCCGACGCGGCCCGCACCATTCCTAAAGCCATTTTTCTGACCGCAGCCTACGGCGGCATTATCTTTATCGTGGCGTCGTTCTTTATGCAGCTGTTCTTCCCGGACATCAGTCGCTTCAAAAACCCGGACGCGGCGCTGCCGGAAATTGCGCTGTACGTCGGTGGCAAGCTGTTCCAGTCGATTTTCCTCTGCACGACCTTCGTGAATACCCTGGCTTCGGGTCTTGCCTCTCATGCCAGCGTTTCACGCTTGCTCTACGTGATGGGACGCGACAACGTGTTCCCGGAAAAATACTTCGGCTACGTGCACCCTAAATGGCGCACCCCGGCGCTGAACGTGATCATGGTAGGCATTGTGGCGCTGTCCGCGCTGTTCTTCGACCTGGTGACGGCGACGGCGCTGATCAACTTCGGCGCGCTGGTGGCCTTTACCTTCGTTAACCTGTCGGTGTTTAACCACTTCTGGCGTCGCGAAGGCCGCAACAAAACCTGGCGCGAGAAACTGCACTACCTCATTCTGCCGCTGATCGGCGCGACGACGGTGGCGGTGCTGTGGGTGAACCTGGAAGTGACTTCCCTGACGCTGGGGCTGGTGTGGGCCGCGGTCGGCGTCCTGTACCTGACCTTCCTGACCCGCCGTTTCCGCAGGCCACCGCCGGTGTTTGACGCCAGCAAGGCCGAGCGTGCCTGGGAGTAA
- a CDS encoding AbrB/MazE/SpoVT family DNA-binding domain-containing protein produces the protein MHTTRLKKVGGSIMLAVPPAVLKTLELSTDSEVGMTIDNGCLIIEPQKRPRYSLEELLAQCDPHAEMSEEDREWIDSPAVGKEIL, from the coding sequence ATGCATACAACTCGCCTTAAAAAGGTCGGCGGCTCTATCATGCTGGCGGTTCCTCCCGCCGTGCTGAAAACGTTGGAGCTGTCGACGGACAGCGAAGTGGGCATGACCATTGATAATGGCTGCCTGATTATTGAACCCCAGAAACGGCCTCGTTATTCGCTTGAGGAACTGCTGGCGCAGTGCGACCCGCACGCCGAAATGAGTGAAGAGGATCGAGAATGGATTGATTCGCCTGCGGTAGGCAAGGAGATCCTGTAA
- a CDS encoding type II toxin-antitoxin system PemK/MazF family toxin has protein sequence MDRGEIWLVSLDPIAGHEQSGKRPVLIVSKASFNKLTRLPVVVPVTSGGNFARTAGFTVSLDDAETKTTGVIRCDQPRTIDMAARNGKRLERLPEAIVNEVLARLDAILS, from the coding sequence ATGGACAGAGGGGAAATCTGGCTCGTTTCACTGGATCCAATTGCCGGTCACGAGCAAAGTGGAAAGCGTCCGGTACTTATCGTCTCGAAGGCATCGTTTAACAAGCTGACCCGACTACCCGTTGTTGTTCCTGTCACCAGCGGAGGAAACTTTGCCCGTACAGCCGGTTTTACCGTTTCACTGGATGATGCTGAGACCAAAACGACGGGTGTTATTCGCTGTGATCAACCGAGAACGATTGATATGGCGGCCAGAAATGGTAAGCGTCTGGAACGTCTACCCGAGGCTATTGTGAATGAAGTGCTGGCAAGGCTGGACGCTATTCTGAGTTAA